Proteins co-encoded in one Phalacrocorax carbo chromosome 5, bPhaCar2.1, whole genome shotgun sequence genomic window:
- the LOC104049464 gene encoding anterior gradient protein 3-like has product MHAFLLLCSLLLCHGVTVSAQRNIQKLPDEEEESLTQIQTPQTLSRGWGDDIEWVQTYEEGLARSKLSKKPLMIIHHLEECPYSQALRKAFASSPEIQQMAQEDFIMLNLVHSSSDDNMAPDGHYVPRILFVDPSMTVRADLTGKYGNRMYTYEPEDISTCE; this is encoded by the exons ATGCATGCCTTTCTGTTACTGTGTTCCCTCCTTCTCTGCCATGGTGTAACAGTGTCTGCACAGAGAAACATCCAGAAGCTCCctgatgaagaggaagaaagcctGACTCAGATACAGACCCCACAGACTCTCTCTCGAG GCTGGGGAGATGACATTGAATGGGTGCAGACATACGAAGAAGGTTTAGCACGATCAAAACTCAG CAAAAAGCCACTGATGATTATACACCACTTGGAAGAGTGTCCTTACAGCCAAG CTTTAAGGAAAGCATTTGCTTCTAGCCCAGAGATCCAGCAGATGGCTCAGGAGGACTTTATCATGCTCAATCTGGTG CATTCCAGCAGCGATGACAACATGGCACCTGATGGCCATTACGTCCCTCGGATCCTTTTTGTGG atCCTTCTATGACAGTTCGAGCTGACCTAACTGGCAAATATGGGAACAGGATGTACACTTATGAACCAGAAGATATTTCGACCTGTGAGTGA